A window of Theileria parva strain Muguga chromosome 4 map unlocalized ctg_529, whole genome shotgun sequence genomic DNA:
GGTTTTCTAAATTGTTTCCTGTTTTAATCGCTAATTCTAACCTGAATTTGCATTTACAGTGTGTTAATAGCTATTGTTACCAATGaatattaagtaaaatttgtaaaatagtatgaattttaaagagcaactataatattttagtataATCGCAAATACGTTCAGTATACTTATCAATATTACAAATGTGGCCGAAATAATGGCCAaggttgataattttaacataaaATGAAACATCAAGTTTCAGAGGATGACCCCGGAGAAAGGTATGAGAAGTTTAGCAGCTTCGTGGACGGGTGTTTCATTCCTCCATGGGACCACGTCGTTGAGTTTACGACAAAAGATCACAAGTATTTGAACGAACTAATCCATTTGGGAGATTTGTGGCAGGACCCATCAGGCTTAATGGAACTGAACACAAGACAAAAAAAGCGATTTTCACGCTGGGTTAGGTACTTTGAACTGTGTGACCAGTTAACATTCTTTAACTCAGCCCCAAGTTCAGAAAGGATACTTCAAGGCTACGTAGGAGATTGCTCGACAGTTTCTAGTCTTTCAAGCTTAGCAGATTATGAGAAGATTTCCGGTGTTTCAGTCCTGACTGACAAGATAAAGTTGATAGATTTGGAAAAAACGGGTCTTAATCTGATGAGTTTGGGGTACCCAGAAGAGTGTATTAATTACTTTGGAGGGTACAAGATAGCAGTTGGAGTTAGGATATTCTTTAACGGGTGTTCAAGGTGTATGTTTATTGACGACTGGGTCCCCGTTAGAAGTGATGATACTTTACTTTGTGCACACTCTAAGGATTTTAGTGAGCTTTGGGTAACTTTGTTTGAAAAGGCCAACGTGAGGTTATCAGGTCATACATATGCAATCAAGGGTACAAACCCAGGAGTTGATATTTATCACCTCACAGGATGGATACCTGAAATTATACAGCTTCCTCCTTTTCATTTTAAGCTACCAAACGATCACTCAAAATCATCAATGACTGATAATATAAAACAGAAAGTGTACGACTCGCCCAGTGATATAACGAATATTCATAAGTGGGAGACTATCTGGGAATGCATCCTGTAtaactttaataaaaaCTGCGTATTGTGCCTTGGCACTAATGAGTTGTATGATGCTACAAGTAATAGCTTTTATATTGAAGGTATTTCCGCTTCATCAGGTAATTTTCACAGATTCTCAATTGATGTGTAGGGATAGTAAGTGGTCATGCATACAGTGTATTAAATGTATTGGATTTATGTGTATCTGGAATCAAACATAAGTTGTTGTTACTCAAAAACCCTTGGGGGAAAGTTAGCtcaaaaattgaaattgaCCCAATGATCCTCTCAATTCTTCCCTccaacaataataatacaagTGTTAGTATTTCCATCTAGTTATACCCACTACTTtctatacatatatttatattatatacacaatgttgaataatttgatagGATACTGGAATATTCTGGATTGAGTGGGATAGTGTATTGAAGTGGTTTTCACATTTGTACTTTTGTTGGAATACTGATACGTTTGAATTTgtgaataaaatacattttaacTGGGGGAGGAATGACTATTTCATAAGGTCTCCAGTGCCTGAAGATTCTTATTTATCCCTGTTTAATCCACAGATATTACTTTCATTTCAAAATGAACATACTGATGAAGATTTAAACACGGATATGGAGGATAAGAAGATGACTAATAGAACTGGATTGAACGTGTTAAACTCAAGTAGGGAAGAAGATGAAGGGGATTATGTGTTGATTTATGCTATGCTGATTCAGAACAGAAGAAAGCTGGGAGAGAAGATGAAGTATTTGGCTACACATATTTTCGAGGGTAGTTatagaataataataccAAATAACCCACTGATCAACGgagtgtataataatagcGAGATTATACTGACCAAGTTACTAATTTGTTCAACAGATTGTTCAGATTATGAAAGGAGGGAGCAACTTCTAAAGTACGGGAGATATCATCAAATAGATAATAACACCCCTgcaattaatttaatcatGCTGTTATGTTACTACATGAGAAAGATGCAAGAGAATTCCAATTTCACGCTCATTACCTACTCCAACAAACCAATCAAGTTATTTCCACTATCAGACCTAAGTAATAAgatatatagttatataaataatccctaatataattttttagtataattaatattttattacaataatattagaataataatattagaatgataatattagaatgataatgttttattaaaataatattggAATAATGTTTTAGGTGAGTTTAGTAACATGGTGTATGATTATAGATGGAGTAGTTTTAATAACGGAATGAACCCGAATGAGATTTGGTCATTTTTCACTAATCCGCAATTTCGACTCGAGATTAAAAGGGATACTAACCTTATTATTCTGTTGGAAACAGATTCTGAAATTTCAGTAAACCTGAGGTTATTTTTTGGAAGATTAGCAACAATTAGGTCATTGAGAACAAAACAAGCCAAATCCTCAAACGAATATAAGCTCTACTGCTGTTCAATTCAGGGTTACTTTAAGAAAGGTACATACACACTAATTCCGTCAAATTTTAACGGAATAGAGGCCAGTTTTaggtttaattttttctttCAAGGGCCACAGAATGATACTATACACGTTTATCCCATTCCGTACCCACTGATTAAACTGCACCACATAGGCAGTGAAGGTTTAAATTCCAGAACTAAGGTTGTTGACAgagaatataaaattgatgaaaCAAGTGATGAACTGGTAGAAGGACCTGTTTCATATAAAATTCTGAACTTTTACCATGTAAGTGTGGTGAGGATGTCAAGCCATTACCTTGACTTCACTGTTGATCAGGTCACACTGCTCTCAATTAAAATCCACGTGAACAGCATAAATGATAACAAATTC
This region includes:
- the CAPN7 gene encoding Calpain family cysteine protease family protein — protein: MKHQVSEDDPGERYEKFSSFVDGCFIPPWDHVVEFTTKDHKYLNELIHLGDLWQDPSGLMELNTRQKKRFSRWVRYFELCDQLTFFNSAPSSERILQGYVGDCSTVSSLSSLADYEKISGVSVLTDKIKLIDLEKTGLNLMSLGYPEECINYFGGYKIAVGVRIFFNGCSRCMFIDDWVPVRSDDTLLCAHSKDFSELWVTLFEKANVRLSGHTYAIKGTNPGVDIYHLTGWIPEIIQLPPFHFKLPNDHSKSSMTDNIKQKVYDSPSDITNIHKWETIWECILYNFNKNCVLCLGTNELYDATSNSFYIEGISASSGIVSGHAYSVLNVLDLCVSGIKHKLLLLKNPWGKVSSKIEIDPMILSILPSNNNNTSDTGIFWIEWDSVLKWFSHLYFCWNTDTFEFVNKIHFNWGRNDYFIRSPVPEDSYLSLFNPQILLSFQNEHTDEDLNTDMEDKKMTNRTGLNVLNSSREEDEGDYVLIYAMLIQNRRKLGEKMKYLATHIFEGSYRIIIPNNPLINGVYNNSEIILTKLLICSTDCSDYERREQLLKYGRYHQIDNNTPAINLIMLLCYYMRKMQENSNFTLITYSNKPIKLFPLSDLSNKIYSEFSNMVYDYRWSSFNNGMNPNEIWSFFTNPQFRLEIKRDTNLIILLETDSEISVNLRLFFGRLATIRSLRTKQAKSSNEYKLYCCSIQGYFKKGTYTLIPSNFNGIEASFRFNFFFQGPQNDTIHVYPIPYPLIKLHHIGSEGLNSRTKVVDREYKIDETSDELVEGPVSYKILNFYHVSVVRMSSHYLDFTVDQVTLLSIKIHVNSINDNKFVLFSTNTSYPNLSLSSCSIESNSENAGDLNFCSDVCCFSCGGPYGQFYPTLSALFPEEHGLGYRFCLLSDLNGGISKNGKTPSNSSQVLFTRELLVTFTLAKLFPNSQYRLVSINQFKFQKLFFISNFPITLIH